In Diabrotica undecimpunctata isolate CICGRU chromosome 4, icDiaUnde3, whole genome shotgun sequence, a single genomic region encodes these proteins:
- the LOC140438230 gene encoding uncharacterized protein, with amino-acid sequence MENLEVPCKRRKIGPLTVNEKTLIFNCFKSFTDKRLCESVDETVELVSSTLGVGKSTIYRVIKEEKCGSFQMPGNAPGKPKFQIEYHFKEGLRQKVHEFFFRQEFPTLDKVLVSVRDDKDYPEMSRSTLWKLLKEIGFRWKKNPRKSILLERSDIVIWRRHFLRTIKEMRNQKRKIFFLDETWINEGHTPNKFWQDETVTSQRHAFVNNLSTGLNPPSGKGRRLIIVHIGSSDGFVEGGLLTFESTRTGDYHEDMNADVFQEWFEQMIDLLPKNCVIVMDNASYHSRLIEGLPTTKWLKKDLQN; translated from the exons atggaaaatttggaagtgccgtgtaaacgccgaaaaattggtcctctaacagttaatgaaaaaacattaatatttaattgttttaaatcatttacagacaaacgtttatgtgaaagtgttgatgagaccgttgagttagttagcagtacacttggtgttgggaaatctacgatttacagagttattaaagaagagaaatgtggtagttttcaaatgccaggtaatgctccagggaaaccaaaatttcaaatagaatatcattttaaagaaggacttcgacagaaagtgcatgaattcttctttagacaagaatttccaacattggataaagttcttgtctcagttcgagatgataaggattacccagaaatgagtcgaagtacgttatggaaacttttaaaagaaataggcttccgctggaaaaagaatcccagaaagtctattttattagaaagaagcgatattgttatatggagaagacattttctaagaaccataaaggaaatgagaaaccaaaaaagaaaaatattttttcttgatgaaacatggatcaacgagggtcatacaccaaataaattttggcaggatgaaactgttacaagtcaaaggcacgcttttgtaaataacttatctactggtttaaacccaccatcag gaaagggacgcaggctgataatagtacacattggcagttcagacggttttgttgaaggtggtttattaacttttgaatcaactcgtaccggtgactaccatgaagacatgaacgctgatgtctttcaagaatggttcgaacaaatgatagatcttcttcctaagaactgtgtaatagtaatggataatgcaagttatcactccagacttatagaaggactgcccacaaccaagtggttaaaaaaagacttgcagaattga